The Salegentibacter mishustinae genomic interval GCACTGCAAAGATTACCTTTTAACGAGTGAAACCTATAAAGTATGGGATATTCATCAAATGTTGAATCATAAAGAACCCAAAGAAAAAGCTCAAATCGTCTATAAAAACGATCTCGCAAAAACCGATTTAGGAATTCAGTTCAGGCCTGTAAGAGAAACCCTGGAGAGTTACTCTAAATGAGATCTTATCGAATTAAAAATATATTAATCATGAAAAAGTTCCTAATAATTATGGCGTTGATGCTGGTTAGCAATACCGGAATAGCCCAGGACAAACTTTATTTGATTTTCGAATTTATGAAAGTAGATAATGAGCAGGAACAAGCCTATATGGAAACCGAGGCATTCTGGGAAAAAATTCACGTAGAACGGGTTAAAAACGGAGATATTCTGGGTTGGGATCTTTGGAGCTTAAAGCCCGGTGGCGAAGATCAGGGCTATCAATACCTAACCGTAAGTATCTATAACGATCCCCTAAAAATGATGAGTAATGCCGGGAATTTTGAAGCCGCTTTAAACGCAGCTTATCCAGACATGCCAGAAGATGAACTAAATGAAAAATTCTATAACACCGCAAAATCAAGAGACCTGGCAAAGCGTATATATCTCGAACAAATAGCGGTTACCAAAGGTGATTTTGATATGCCCCTGGGAACAGTTGCAGCAATTAATTTAATGAAAGTTTCACAGGAAAATTACAGCATTTTTGAGCAAAATGAATCAGAACTTTTTCAGCCCATGCATCAAAAAGAAGTGGATGATGGCTTCAGAGCAAATTGGGATTTATTGCGTTATATGCTGCCTTCGGGAAGTGATGTTTATGCAACCCATATCACCGTGGATATGTATAAGAATTACGAACAACTTTTTAGCTCCTGGGCTAACCAGAGACCGGCTTTATCTGAAGAACAAATGGGAAAAATTCAGGAAGCCCTGACGATGCGTGATTTAAAATATAGATATATGGCTACGCTTCGAAGAAAGGTGCGGTAAAATGAATATATCTTTTATTCAATGAAGTTTAATTATGGAAAAGTCAAACCAAAAGCCTGAGTATTTTTTGCTCAGGCCAGAAGTAGAAAAATCCTATGGCTATTCACATGCCGTAAAAATTGGAAATAGTATAAAAATTTCCGGTGCCGTGAGTATGGATAACGAAGGGAATCCTACCGCTGTAGGAGATTTTGAACAACAAATGAAAAACTGTTATTCCGATTTGGAGAAAGTGCTGAAACATTATAACTCCAGCTTTGAGGATGTGGTTGTAGAAAACATATTTACCACCAATATGCCGAAATTTCTGGAATTTGCAGGCTATAGGAGCGAAATTTACAAAACGCATTTCCCCACCGGATCCTGGCTTGGCGTAAAAGAACTGGCGCTCCCCGAATTTTTGATTGAAATAGAACTGGAAGTTCATTTAGAACAATAAAAACTTTAAAAAATTAAATCATGAAAATTCTTAAAAACAAGGCCGTTTTGTTAATAGCATTTTTAGTGACCATTACCACTTTTAGCCAGGAATACGAGGAAAGTCAAAAAATAAATTATAAAACCGGCAACCCGGCTAATTGGCCCGCTAACCTGGACGCCGTGAGAGCCGCACCCAATAACCATAAAATCTTATTGGAGAATGACCAGGTAAGGGTACTTGAAGTTTATTTGGCTCCAGAAGAAAAAGAACCGCTTCACCATCACAAATGGCCTAGCGTTTTATACATTCAGGAAGCCGGTGATTTTGTTGATTATGATAGCAGCGATAAAGTTATTTTTGATACCCAAAAACTTCCAGAACCATTAAGCTTTCCGCTCACCATGGCCAAAGAACCGGAAGCACCGCATTCTGTCGTGAATCTTAGCAAGACAAAGCCAATAAGACTCATTCGTGTAGAGATGAAACCTGAAAATAACAACCAAAATATAAGAATTATTGATGGCCTTTATAAAGCTTTTGCCGAAGGTGATATTCCTTCTGTCATGGAAGCGATGGATAAAGAAATTATATGGAACGAAGCCGAAGGTAATGCTTATGCCGATGGTAATCCATATATAGGTCCGGAAGCTATTTTAAACGGAGTATTTGCAAGAGTTGGAGCTGAACACGAATATTTTAAACTTGAAGACATCGAACTACATGAAATGAGCAATAATAAAGTATTAGCTACTTTGCGCTATGATGCTAAATTTAAAGAAACCGGTAAAACTTATAACGCACAAGTTGCTCACCTATGGACTTTAAAAGATGGAAAAATTAGTGCCTTCCAGCAATATGTAGATACCAAAAAATTAAATGATGCGATGGGTAACTAGTAAGCTATATCTAGGTAAGGTCACGAGACATTTAGAGTGGTAAAAATATTTAGATTTCGAGGTATCCAATGATTATAGAGTAGAAAATCAAAAAAGCCTATTTACTTTATTTCATTCGATATTAAATACCAGAAAAGCAATTTATATAAATTATTACTGGCCGGAATTAGTGGAAAATTGCTTATAAATTTTAACAGCAGAATTTATAACTAGGAAAACAATAAAACCAACTACCAGACCTGTTAATAGTTCCAGAATAATACCGGGAACCGGTATACTTTCTATAAAATCGTGATAAAAATGTAAATTATGTACAAAAATACCTCCGGAAACTAAAAGTAAAGCGATAGTTCCAATAATAGACAATCCTTTAATCACCTTGGGTAATGCATTCACCAGGAAGTGCCCAACTTTATCTGAAAAACTATTCTCTTCATCATTTAAATTGATAAGCTTCGCGCCAAATTCGTCCATTCTCACGATTAAAGCAACAATTCCATAAACTCCAACAGTGGCCACAATGGCGATAATTGTAACTACCAATATTTTGGTTAGCAAAACTTCTTCCCCAACAGCACCAAGCGCAATTATGATAATCTCTACAGAAAGTATAAAATCGGTTAAAATCGCCGACTTTATCTTTTCCTTCTCCCTACTTAAGACTTCTTCTTCAGAAAGTTTTTCTAGTTTAGGTTTTTCCTTTTTGTGCTTATGCGGAAAAAGGTATTCATGAATTTTTTCAGCCCCTTCATAAGCCAGGTAGAGTCCGCCAATAATTAATATAATAGTAATAGCAGCAGGCAAAAATGCACTTAGCAGAAAAGCCAGCGGCAAAATAATTAGCTTGTTTAAAAAAGACCCCTTAGTAATTGCCCAAAGAACCGGCAATTCCCTGGAAGACATAAACCCTGATGCTTTTTCGGCGTTAACGGCGAGATCATCTCCCAGCAAACCGGCAGTTTTCTTTCCTGCCACTTTACTCATTACCGCTACATCGTCCATTAAGGTTGCTATATCATCTAAAAGGGCAAAAATTCCTGAAGCCATAGTTTTTTATTTAAAGAGCCAAGATAAGTGTAATTGCTAAACTGAAATTAAAATAATTTCGTAAAATTTCTTCCAAATTAGCATAACTACTACTTTAGATGCTACATCCTTTTTGCAACTTTTATAAATTTTCTACGTCATTATTAAAAACAAGGTTCTACTACTCTAAAATTTCAGCATAAAATCATATAACAAATGCTTATGTCTAAACTCGTGTTTTTCTCCAGCCTCTTAGTAATAGCTATCCTCTCTTATCTAATTTCATCTTTTGAATTTCTTTTAATAGCAATTATTGCGCTCACTTTTATCTTCCTGGTATTTGCCGGGTTAATCCATCTTTTAAAAAAGCTAAATGCGAAATACTTCAAAATCCCATCATTAATTTTAGTGATTTGCATCTTTGGTATAGGTGTTTCTCTCTTTAGACCTTATGAAAAAGCTGTGACCGAAACAGGAACGCTAAGTGAAAAACTAAAATATGCTTACGAAACTGATCAAAAAGATAGAAAGCAACTCAGG includes:
- a CDS encoding nuclear transport factor 2 family protein, with product MKILKNKAVLLIAFLVTITTFSQEYEESQKINYKTGNPANWPANLDAVRAAPNNHKILLENDQVRVLEVYLAPEEKEPLHHHKWPSVLYIQEAGDFVDYDSSDKVIFDTQKLPEPLSFPLTMAKEPEAPHSVVNLSKTKPIRLIRVEMKPENNNQNIRIIDGLYKAFAEGDIPSVMEAMDKEIIWNEAEGNAYADGNPYIGPEAILNGVFARVGAEHEYFKLEDIELHEMSNNKVLATLRYDAKFKETGKTYNAQVAHLWTLKDGKISAFQQYVDTKKLNDAMGN
- a CDS encoding RidA family protein — encoded protein: MEKSNQKPEYFLLRPEVEKSYGYSHAVKIGNSIKISGAVSMDNEGNPTAVGDFEQQMKNCYSDLEKVLKHYNSSFEDVVVENIFTTNMPKFLEFAGYRSEIYKTHFPTGSWLGVKELALPEFLIEIELEVHLEQ
- a CDS encoding DUF808 domain-containing protein; this encodes MASGIFALLDDIATLMDDVAVMSKVAGKKTAGLLGDDLAVNAEKASGFMSSRELPVLWAITKGSFLNKLIILPLAFLLSAFLPAAITIILIIGGLYLAYEGAEKIHEYLFPHKHKKEKPKLEKLSEEEVLSREKEKIKSAILTDFILSVEIIIIALGAVGEEVLLTKILVVTIIAIVATVGVYGIVALIVRMDEFGAKLINLNDEENSFSDKVGHFLVNALPKVIKGLSIIGTIALLLVSGGIFVHNLHFYHDFIESIPVPGIILELLTGLVVGFIVFLVINSAVKIYKQFSTNSGQ